The following coding sequences lie in one Pseudomonadota bacterium genomic window:
- a CDS encoding response regulator has protein sequence MAAHRPREPTSLYAPRVLVADDDDDLRVLLATALTAEGYHVTEAADGHRLLELVSSQLLYPVGSPALFDLLVVDVLMPGPNGLWSVATLRYLDWATPVLVVTGLGEQEAKSHAGHLGAAAVLRKPIDLPTFRWTVAALVGPGCTKSRWREGRARESHSSR, from the coding sequence ATGGCCGCACACCGTCCACGCGAGCCGACCAGCCTCTATGCGCCTCGCGTCCTCGTCGCCGATGATGACGACGACCTGCGGGTGCTCTTGGCCACCGCGCTCACCGCCGAGGGTTACCATGTCACCGAGGCCGCCGACGGCCATCGGTTGCTCGAGCTCGTGTCCTCGCAGCTGCTCTATCCTGTCGGTTCGCCCGCTCTCTTCGACCTGCTGGTCGTCGATGTGCTGATGCCCGGGCCGAACGGGCTCTGGTCGGTGGCGACGCTGCGCTATCTCGATTGGGCGACGCCCGTGCTCGTTGTGACGGGGCTCGGCGAGCAGGAGGCCAAGTCGCACGCAGGCCACCTGGGGGCCGCCGCCGTGCTGCGCAAGCCGATCGACCTTCCAACCTTCCGCTGGACCGTCGCCGCGCTCGTCGGGCCGGGCTGCACGAAGTCCCGCTGGCGCGAGGGTCGTGCGCGGGAGAGCCACTCCAGCCGCTAG